The Paramormyrops kingsleyae isolate MSU_618 chromosome 12, PKINGS_0.4, whole genome shotgun sequence region TGAATGACAGCACCTTTTCTTTGTGCCCTGTTTAAAAGCCCAGACAAAATGCCGAAGTGGACGACCAAAATACATTTCTCAGCAATAAGAGCAGCAGAAAACAACAGCACGCACTATCATGATCGGTAAGAGCTCGTCCAGAGCCTGCTGACGCAGTGATGGATCTAGCTGTGACATGGCGGGACGCCTCTCAAATGGGCCAAAGCTGCTTCTTTAACGGGAAGGTTTATGAAAAAGCAAACGTGCCTTTATATTCGCTGGGAAATGCTGACGAGCACTGGGCCGGGTCTGTCTCCATGTCCACATCATGGCGCGACACTCGGCGTACATTTATATTCCGCAGGCGGCACGGCGGCCCCTGCCCGCTTAGTGCATCATCACAGAAAAGCTTCACATTATAGGCTTCATGGTAGTCGTGACTCATCTTGCGCAACAACACTTTCGCAGGAAAGTGGCATGAAAATGCAACAAGACCTGGAAACATGTTCAGGAATGAGATGTAAAGATTTTGCATTATATGACTCAAAACCGTCTTTTTAATAACACTCTATTTTAAAGTTGGACAAATTAAGACAAAAAAACTATTCTTATGCATGACCACCAAAGTCATATTTCACATAATGACGTAATGTTATCTAATCATATCTGACTGTGTCTGGAAGCAGCACCATGACACATAGAGCTAAACCTACCATTGAGAAGCTATGAAAAGAGCACATTAAACGTGATGTGTCTGCACTGCTCCCATCTGATTGGCCATATTCAAAAGTGGGCAAAGCTTAAATTCTGCTGGAATCCACTGACATTGTCATAAGACTTCTGTGTACGGAATATCAATTAGCTCGCTATCTTCTGAAACATTTTATACAGGTAAGATGCTGTTCAGTTACTCTTCACCTATTGTGGATTTCATGATTTTCCTAGTTCCTGATAATCCTCTTTGCATTGGCAGGTTACAATGTTTCTGATGGGTCTTGTGTTCTTGACCTTCTGCTTTTTGGGGTGCACTTCTGGGAAACCAGTAAGTAGAGACTTTATTTTCTGGGGCTTTTATTTCTATAGTTATACTTTAACATCCGATCTGAGAAGAGCACGGAATACAAACTTTTAATACACCAaccacaatgttttttaaattgtttccTGCCAGATACCATCAGCAATCAATGTCTTACCCTTAATGATTCCTCAGCTACCAGTGGTAAGTCTGTTAGTAAGATCGTGCTAAAGTGATTAAAATAATCAGCAttatacatacagacacagacacacagtcagacACGGACAGACAGAATCACTTACACAGACACATAGTCAGACACGGACAGACAGAATCActtacacagacacagacatacagacacacacagacacacttacagacatacaaacacactgacacacatacacagacagacacagactgacacaaacacacagaatcacttacacatacatacagacacacacaaggtgAAAAATGGTGAAGAATTTAAAAAGCTGTGTTTTAAGCTGTGGCCTCATCTATTCCTGCCAATCAGCTGACAGATCCATTAGCAGACAGTGATGCTCAGCCTCCGGTAAGGGCCTCGTCACATTGAGAGCATCAGTATCAGTCATATGTGCCATTTAAAGAAATTCTGTGTATCTTAGAAGCTTCTACATTTATGCTTCTGTATAGGTGTATACAGTGATTATCCAGCAACCTGTGATGGTAAGAGCTCAGTTTGTTTCTGAAGGATTGCAAGATCTATAAAATAGTTTTAAAGACtcttaaaaatgtaattttcctCTGTTCAATGAATTGTCCCAGGCAGGCTCAGTGAGTTCCGAAGAAGTGATTCAGCCACCGGTGAGCACAGTGAAtcttaataaatattattacacTTAAAATCTGCCGTAAAATCTGTTACCAAACTACCTTAGGTCTCATTAATCTTTCTAAAAAGCACAAAGGTTATTGTTTGATGGGTGTCACTTTTTGATGGCTTTTACTGGGCACAGTTCCTTACAGCTACTCTCATTACAGACTGTGTACAGAGGGATTCTAGTAGCCATGATTCCTGGTAACCAGAACATGGGTCTTACAAACAGTGGTGGGAAATCAGACAGAGACACCCCCAGCCCGGATGGCCTCTCACGCAATCCAGAAGTCCATGATATACCAGATCCATCTCCCAGCACAGCAGAAGGTCAGGGAGGTGCCATGTCCACTCAGACTGCTGGGAAATCTCCCGTGGGTGTACAGCTGGGGACCAGGACAGCCCCCCCGAGCAGCAGACAAGCACAGCGACAGACAGCATCTCCATGGAGACCTCAGGAGGCTGTTTCACTGTCATCCCGCAGGATGAAACCTGCGGAAGGGGCCAAGGGGCAAAGGCG contains the following coding sequences:
- the LOC111859268 gene encoding uncharacterized protein encodes the protein MFLMGLVFLTFCFLGCTSGKPIPSAINVLPLMIPQLPVLTDPLADSDAQPPVYTVIIQQPVMAGSVSSEEVIQPPTVYRGILVAMIPGNQNMGLTNSGGKSDRDTPSPDGLSRNPEVHDIPDPSPSTAEGQGGAMSTQTAGKSPVGVQLGTRTAPPSSRQAQRQTASPWRPQEAVSLSSRRMKPAEGAKGQRRERKGISMQRGDAI